From Polynucleobacter sp. AP-Sving-400A-A2:
AAACGACTCGATCGATCCTGGCATGCAACATCGCGCCTGCGCACATGGTGCAGGGCTCTAAGGTGACATAGAGTGTTGTCCCAGGTAATCGGTAGTTAGATTCTGATTGAGCCGCCCCTCTTAAGGCAAGCATTTCAGCATGAGCGCTGGGATCACTGTTGGAGATAGGCTGATTGAAGCCCTTAGAAATGACTTTGCCATCGCGAACCAGAACTGCGCCAACCGGCACCTCGCCAGCAGAAGCAGCGAGCATAGCCTGCTCTATGGCTTGCTGCATGTATTGGCGATCAAGCTCCGCTTGCATGGTCAATTGAATCGATGCTATGAATGCGAAACGTCTGCCCAACAATTGGGGGTTTCGTAAAGGCGAATCGATGATAGCTTCAGCCGACCATCAAATGCCTTATCAAATACGGGTTGCAAAAGTCTGAATGCAGCACTGGCCAAGTTCTCTACTGTGGGCACATGATCCATCACGACAGTTTTATGATTAGGAATGGAATTTAAATAATCTACTAAACCTGTATCTTCCTTTGCAACTAAGAAGGCATGATCCCAGGGTTCCACTACATGTTGATTGGTAAGGCGCTTAATCTCTCCAAAATCCAAAACCATACCGTCATCTGCTTTACCAGGATGATCGGCAACAACACCCATTAAAGTCACTTCAATTGCATAACGGTGACCATGCAAATGGCGGCACTGACCGTCATGGTTAGGAATGCGATGGCCCGCATCAAACTCTAGTCGCCGAGTAATCGAAATAGCTTCTTGCTTAGTAGTCATGTTCACTTTTCTAAAAATTCACCTGCTGATACTAGCTAGCGAATACCGATCATTTTATGGGTCTGCACACTCAAACGCCACAAAGGCCGTTTTTGACATAGCTTGATCGCCAAGGCTAAGTTTTCTTGAATTTGAGGTCCATCCATTGCCTGCAAGAAACGATTGCGATAGTCCATCTTTTCAAATCTGGCTAGGAGTGTTTCGATGTGGGTATGGCCTGCTTGAGGAATAACTAACTTAATTTCATCCGCCTGAAGGACAATCAGTTCAGAACCCGCTTTAGGACTAACACAAACCCAATCCACCCCTTTGGGCACTTTAATCGTCCCATTCGTTTCGATAGCGATGGCAAACCCTATTAGATGGAGAGCGTCAATTAAGGCAGCATCTAACTGGAGTAAAGGTTCACCACCAGTAAACACTACATAGCGTTGCTGTGGCCCAGCATCATTGCTAGTCCAGGCCCTTGCAATCGATTCGGCTAACTCGGAGGCGGTTTCGAACTTACCTCCACCTATGCCGTTAGTACCCACAAAGTCGGTATCGCAAAACTGGCAAATTGCCGATGCACGATCTTCCTCACGCCCACTCCAAAGATTGCATCCAGCAAAACGGCAAAACACTGCTGCGCGCCCAGTGTGGGCACCCTCACCCTGCAGGGTTGGAAAGAGTTCTTTAACGGTATACATAGCTATGTGCTGATTTTAAGCGCTTTACTTACTTCCAGGACACAAGCTCCCATTCCAGATAATCTTCCCAGAGGGCATCGCCCCAGAACATCCCAGCCCAAAGGTATTGGCCAGAACTTCGCCTTATGACCCAGCGACCAATTTCAGGGGCAAGCCAGACATCTTCACTGCGAATATTCGCTACTCGTGAGAAGTCATTACTGGTGAAGAATGGCATGCCATTACGATAGAGCAAAGTATTAAATTCGCCTGCAGGAACCCTTACGCGTTCCCATTTCAATACGTCGATATTTAAGCCCAAGTAATAATCATTATCCGGATAACCTACTACTTGATAGCGATTTCGATAAAAACCAGACCAACCCGAGGCTAATTGCTCAGGCCATAAAGGCATGGGCTGTAAAAACTTTTGCGGGGGATTCCAATGAGGATCTTGCAGAATAAAACCCCAAGGCTGCTGGATTTCATCGGGCAAGCGTCCGCGCTTAAGCCCCGTTCGCTCAATCCGCACTTGCGGACCAACAGCAACTACTTTCTCTGTAACAATATCCACAATCTCTTGATTAAAAACATTGCGAACGTTGTAAACCCATTGCTGACCTATTTGAGGAGCTCTCACTTGCGGCGGATTTACGGGTTGAGGTAGGGCTACACCACTTGGATAAGGTTGCGCAGAAATACATGCCACCAGCAATGCCGGCAGAAATATGAAACTGATCTTTTGCAATAGCTTCATTTATATGATGTCAGTTGCCACTGGTAACTGCCTTCCAAAATCACTGCTCCAATTTGCCCCTGAAGTTGATAGGACCCAGAAGTTTCTCGAGCAACCCAGCGACCAATCTGCGGCACAAACCAAACAGTCTCCTTGCGGATGCAATCCACTTTATTAGGATCTTCACTCTCATAGTTAATGAGACTCTGAAAACGCAATGCTACAAACTCGCCCGCAGGAACTGTAATTTTTTCCCAACCCTGTACGCTCATATATTCTTGCCAGCCCATTCTGGATTCAGAATAACCAGCGATACTGTATTTACTATTGAACTGTTTTGTCCATGTCGTGGAGAGCGTTTCAGGCCAGAGTGGTAGAGGTGGATTGAAGTTCAGTAAGCGTGGCCACTGAGGATCTGTTGAAACCATACCCCATGAAGACTGAATCTCATCAGGCAGGCGGAATCCATTCGCTGTGGAACGTTCAAGCACAATAGTTGTACTAACACTGGCAACTCGCTCATTAATCACATCTAGCGTTTTGCCGTCAAAGATATCTTTTTTGATGTAAATCCATTCTTGTCCTATTTGCGGAGGGCGAACCATCGGCAATGGTTTTGGCTGAGCTACTGGTGTGCCATGCTCATAAGATAGACCGCCACAAGCTACTGGAGCTAATGCAGCGGAAGCAATAAAGGTTCGACGGGAAAGATTCATAGATTGGTTAGGAGCATGAGTTAAATGGAATTGAAATCTGTTCTAAAAGTTTATACATAGCCCAAAATTTTAGCT
This genomic window contains:
- the queD gene encoding 6-carboxytetrahydropterin synthase QueD, whose protein sequence is MTTKQEAISITRRLEFDAGHRIPNHDGQCRHLHGHRYAIEVTLMGVVADHPGKADDGMVLDFGEIKRLTNQHVVEPWDHAFLVAKEDTGLVDYLNSIPNHKTVVMDHVPTVENLASAAFRLLQPVFDKAFDGRLKLSSIRLYETPNCWADVSHS
- the tadA gene encoding tRNA adenosine(34) deaminase TadA; protein product: MQAELDRQYMQQAIEQAMLAASAGEVPVGAVLVRDGKVISKGFNQPISNSDPSAHAEMLALRGAAQSESNYRLPGTTLYVTLEPCTMCAGAMLHARIDRVVFGASDPKTGAAGSVLNVFSEKQINHQTQVEGGIMSEECGQILRQFFKERR
- the queE gene encoding 7-carboxy-7-deazaguanine synthase encodes the protein MYTVKELFPTLQGEGAHTGRAAVFCRFAGCNLWSGREEDRASAICQFCDTDFVGTNGIGGGKFETASELAESIARAWTSNDAGPQQRYVVFTGGEPLLQLDAALIDALHLIGFAIAIETNGTIKVPKGVDWVCVSPKAGSELIVLQADEIKLVIPQAGHTHIETLLARFEKMDYRNRFLQAMDGPQIQENLALAIKLCQKRPLWRLSVQTHKMIGIR